In Trichoderma atroviride chromosome 2, complete sequence, one DNA window encodes the following:
- a CDS encoding uncharacterized protein (EggNog:ENOG41), whose protein sequence is MGSEDKKPVIIVGGGLAGLVAAFELAERKVPAVIVDQENENSLGGQAFWSLGGLFMVNSFYQRRMGISDSRELAMRDWLGSAQFDRNEDYWPRQWAKAFVDFAADEFEDYMRARGLGFLFNVGWAERGSGCSDGHGNSVPRFHIAWGAGPEVVKVFADPVKKAADEGLIEFKFRHQVDELIVDGTGRAVGVKGSVLEEDNSARGEKTSRNVVDSFELHGAAVIVTSGGIGGNIEAVKKNWPVDRLGPKIPEHFVIGVPAHVDGRMLQIAENVGANLVNRDRMWHYTEGLHNWNEIWPEHGIRILPGPSSLWLDATGKRFPPYLFPGTDTLGTLKAICETGYDYSWFILDQSIIACEFALSGSEQNPDLTAKSIWEVFKNRLWSKKGTINVQQFQEHGKDFVVRDNLKDLVDGMNELAKARNGPILDFEKVKDVVDARDDQFNNAYSKDAQAMLIQNARSYWPDKRSRVAKPHRLTDPAHGPLIAVQLNLLSRKTLGGLETNLNSNVMRKDMTPFPGLYAAGEVAGFGGGGVHGYNSLEGTFLGGCIFSGRAAGRGVADELSEVEKE, encoded by the coding sequence ATGGGTTCCGAAGACAAGAAgcccgtcatcatcgtcggcggcggcctggCCGGGCTCGTGGCCGCCTTTGAGCTGGCCGAGCGCAAAGTGCCCGCCGTCATCGTGGACCAGGAAAACGAAAACAGCCTGGGCGGGCAGGCGTTCTGGTCGCTGGGCGGCCTGTTCATGGTCAATTCCTTCTACCAGCGCCGCATGGGCATCAGCGACTCGCGCGAGCTGGCCATGCGCGACTGGCTGGGGTCGGCGCAGTTTGACCGCAACGAGGACTACTGGCCGCGCCAGTGGGCAAAGGCCTTTGTCGACTTTGCCGCGGACGAGTTTGAGGACTACATGCGCGCGCGCGGCCTGGGCTTCCTGTTCAACGTCGGCTGGGCCGAGCGAGGCAGCGGCTGTTCCGACGGCCATGGCAACTCGGTGCCGCGCTTCCACATTGCCTGGGGCGCCGGGCCCGAGGTGGTCAAGGTCTTTGCGGACCCGGTCAAGAAGGCGGCCGACGAGGGCCTGATTGAGTTCAAGTTTCGGCACCAGGTCGACGAGCTGATTGTGGACGGGACGGGCAGGGCCGTGGGCGTCAAGGGCAGCGTCTTGGAGGAGGACAACTCGGCGCGAGGCGAAAAGACGAGTCGCAATGTCGTCGACAGCTTTGAGCTCCACGGCGCCGCCGTCATTGTCACCTCGGGCGGCATTGGAGGCAACATTGAGGCTGTCAAGAAGAACTGGCCCGTGGACAGACTCGGACCCAAGATTCCCGAGCATTTTGTGATTGGCGTGCCGGCTCACGTCGACGGCCGCATGCTTCAAATCGCGGAGAATGTTGGGGCCAACCTCGTCAACCGGGACAGGATGTGGCATTATACCGAGGGCTTGCACAACTGGAACGAGATTTGGCCAGAGCACGGCATCCGCATCCTGCCGGGACCTTCGTCTCTCTGGCTTGATGCCACTGGCAAGCGTTTTCCGCCATACCTGTTCCCGGGAACTGACACGCTCGGCACATTAAAGGCCATTTGCGAGACGGGCTACGACTACAGCTGGTTCATCCTGGACCAGTCCATCATTGCATGCGAGTTTGCCCTTTCTGGCTCGGAGCAGAACCCAGACCTCACAGCCAAGAGCATCTGGGAGGTGTTCAAGAACCGACTGTGGAGCAAAAAGGGGACCATCAATGTGCAGCAGTTCCAGGAGCACGGCAAGGACTTTGTCGTGCGCGATAACCTCAAGGACCTGGTTGATGGCATGaacgagctggccaaggcgcGAAACGGCCCCATCCTCGACTTTGAAAAGGTCAAGGACGTTGTCGACGCTCGTGACGATCAGTTCAACAACGCCTACTCAAAAGATGCGCAGGCCATGCTCATCCAAAATGCGAGATCGTACTGGCCGGACAAGCGCAGCCGTGTTGCGAAGCCGCACCGCCTGACTGACCCTGCTCACGGCCCGTTGATTGCCGTCCAACTGAACCTGCTGAGCCGCAAGACgcttggcggcctcgagaCCAACCTGAACAGCAACGTGATGCGAAAGGACATGACGCCGTTCCCGGGCCTGTACGCCGCGGGCGAGGTGGCAGGATTTGGCGGTGGCGGTGTCCACGGCTACAACTCGCTCGAGGGCACGTTTCTGGGAGGCTGCATCTTTTCAGGCCGCGCAGCTGGGCGCGGTGTAGCAGATGAGCTGTCCGAGGTCGAGAAGGAGTAA
- a CDS encoding uncharacterized protein (EggNog:ENOG41~MEROPS:MER0000344~SECRETED:SignalP(1-20)): MAWFKHVALLLIAALPRITALPVNDANDANDANENSISAEGRYIVTLQNNIPMPEVRNHMSRVAAIQYRNSGNHKLPHTGIEKAYAIGEFRAYVGAFDLDTLQMIRNDTRVAEIEPDTVVSIREETSYKAASQSNAPWGLATLSSKRRNTGTYHYDTSAGNGTFAYVLDSGINVNHIEFEGRASNGYNAVDGDFTDIQGHGTHCAGIIGSKSYGVAKKAQLIAVKTFRNQETLMSTVMDAYQWSANDIRTKNRVGLAVINMSLGKWQLRKFDSGV; encoded by the exons ATGGCCTGGTTCAAACATGTCGCACTCTTGTTGATCGCGGCGCTGCCACGCATCACTGCTCTTCCCGTCAACGATGCCAACGATGCCAACGATGCCAATGAAAACTCCATCAGCGCCGAGGGAAGATACATCGTCACCCTCCAGAACAACATCCCAATGCCTGAAGTCAGAAACCACATGTCAAGGGTTGCGGCTATCCAGTACCGTAATTCTGGTAACCACAAGCTTCCTCATACTGGCATCGAGAAGGCATATGCTATTGGCGAGTTTCGGGCATACGTTGGAGCTTTTGACCTCGATACACTCCAGATGATCCGCAATGATACAAGG GTTGCGGAAATCGAGCCCGACACAGTCGTCAGCATTCGCGAGGAGACTTCATACAAGGCAGCATCTCAGTCCAACGCACCTTGGGGCCTCGCAACATTGTCCAGCAAGAGACGCAACACTGGAACCTACCACTACGATACGAGCGCCGGCAACGGAACCTTTGCCTATGTTTTGGACAGTGGCATCAACGTCAACCACATTGAGTTTGAGGGGCGGGCCTCAAATGGTTACAACGCCGTGGACGGAGATTTCACTGACATTCAGGGGCACGGAACACATTGTGCCGGGATTATCGGGAGCAAGTCCTATGGAGTGGCCAAGAAGGCACAGCTCATCGCTGTCAAAACATTCCGCAATCAGGAGACGCTCATGTCCACCGTCATGGACGCATATCAGTGGTCAGCCAACGATATTCGCACCAAAAACCGCGTAGGTCTTGCTGTAATCAACATGTCTCTTGGTAAGTGGCAGTTGAGGAAATTTGACTCTGGTGTCTGA
- a CDS encoding uncharacterized protein (EggNog:ENOG41), whose protein sequence is MFGASQCARQDWWEGFKRKYKRAVEEAPPGVVPRDVKEVLETDRMDCPPIMNIPTMEVEDGHVGEDCGCSWCLEHPAIARRKNEPVSQGDRAVKAEPKRECPRGQGLYTGEEESHEDCVQRMAREAGVEPEETPKGEGIDEKVSELVIRVPCLQEKGDVVPTELSNTREQGRVIEVLMQLLKEQRERTEMLAAKVNRVERGLKRNKRQCRDISRKVKSRRVKSV, encoded by the coding sequence ATGTTTGGCGCGTCGCAATGTGCGAGGCAGGACTGGTGGGAGGGTTTCAAGCGAAAATATAAGAGAGCTGTGGAAGAAGCGCCGCCGGGCGTCGTTCCGAGGGATGTGAAGGAAGTTTTGGAGACAGACAGGATGGATTGCCCTCCTATAATGAATATCCCGACGATGGAGGTTGAGGATGGTCATGTGGGCGAGGATTGTGGGTGCTCGTGGTGCTTGGAACATCCGGCCATAGCGAGGCGAAAGAATGAACCTGTGAGCCAAGGGGACAGAGCTGTGAAAGCTGAACCGAAGCGGGAATGTCCTCGGGGGCAGGGTCTGTAtacaggagaagaagagtcgCATGAAGATTGTGTGCAGAGAATGGCGCGCGAGGCGGGCGTTGAGCCGGAGGAGACGCCGAAGGGAGAGGGAATCGACGAGAAAGTGTCTGAGCTTGTGATTCGGGTGCCTTGTCTCCAGGAGAAGGGGGATGTTGTCCCTACGGAGTTGTCGAATACGCGTGAACAAGGGCGCGTGATTGAGGTGTTGATGCAGTTGTTGAAGGAGCAGCGTGAGAGGACGGAGATGTTGGCGGCCAAGGTGAATAGGGTGGAGAGGGGGTTGAAGAGGAATAAGAGGCAGTGTCGGGATATTAGTCGGAAAGTGAAGAGTCGAAGAGTGAAGAGTGTGTGA
- a CDS encoding uncharacterized protein (TransMembrane:6 (i64-87o99-118i139-158o200-219i231-253o280-305i)): MSIANSPETSELSIEKPTPLPLPLYSSNMGNPRLEDTPELELMSPSLEEEQLAWSRIREYCMDAFSEFFGTMVLILFGDGVVAQVVLSGSTKGDYQSISWGWGIAVMFGVFVGGKSGGHLNPAVTFANCLYRGHPWRKLPVYALAQLLGAMVGAAIVYGNYKSAFDAFEGGAGIRTVTGPTASAGVFCTYPAPFMTRTGMFFSEFIASSILMFCIFALVDPNNVNAGHMMPLALFFLIFGIGACFGWETGYAINLARDFGPRLVSYMIGYGHEVWSAGGYYFWIPMVAPFCGTAFGGFLYDVFLYTGNSPINTPMLGLTRLFRPRKNVWSNTRPSAIDTKV, translated from the exons ATGTCCATCGCCAACTCTCCAGAGACTTCAGAACTTTCCATCGAAAAGCCtactcctcttcctcttcctctttacAGCTCCAACATGGGCAATCCAAGACTTGAAGATACACCAGAGTTGGAGCTGATGTCTCCTtctctggaagaagagcagctggCATGGAGCAGGATTCGAGAATACTGCATGGATGCCTTTTCCGAATTCTTTGGAACAATGGTCCTCATtctctttggcgatggtgtcGTTGCACAGGTTGTCTTGAGCGGTAGCACCAAGGGTGACTACCAGAGCATCTCCTGGGGCTGGGG AATTGCCGTCATGTTCGGTGTCTTTGTTGGCGGTAAATCTGGTGGCCACCTCAACCCAGCGGTGACTTTCGCCAACTGTCTGTACCGCGGCCACCCCTGGCGCAAGTTGCCCGTCTACGCCCTTGCTCAGCTTCTCGGAGCCATGGTTGGTGCCGCCATCGTGTATGGCAACTATAAGTCGGCTtttgatgcctttgaggGCGGCGCGGGAATCCGGACGGTGACTGGCCCTACAGCATCAGCCGGGGTCTTTTGCACATATCCTGCCCCTTTCATGACTCGGACAGGCATGTTCTTCTCTGAAttcatcgccagcagcatcctcatGTTCTGTATCTTTGCTTTGGTTGACCCCAACAATGTCAATGCTGGACACATGATGCcccttgctcttttcttcctcatctttgGTATCGGTGCTTGCTTTGGCTGGGAGACGGGTTATGCCATCAACCTCGCTCGTGACTTTGGTCCTCGACTGGTTTCATACATGATCGGATATGGCCATGAGGTCTGGTCTGCCGGTGGCTACTATTTCTGG ATTCCCATGGTAGCCCCATTCTGCGGCACCGCCTTTGGCGGGTTCTTGTACGACGTTTTCCTCTATACGGGAAACAGCCCTATCAACACTCCGATGCTGGGCCTTACGCGCCTATTCCGGCCTCGCAAGAACGTGTGGTCCAACACTCGTCCCTCAGCCATTGACACCAAAGTCTAA
- a CDS encoding uncharacterized protein (EggNog:ENOG41~MEROPS:MER0000344), with product MNHAVESAFDMGILTIVAAGNEGRPARLVSPASAANAFTVGAIDADWHQWEHSNFGPEVNIFAPGVNIESTYISTDMATRKLSGTSMAAPHVAGLALYLCALEKIDNPITLRERILDLGTRGRIHKLRGESPNLIAHNNLH from the coding sequence ATGAATCATGCTGTTGAATCTGCTTTCGATATGGGCATCCTGACTATCGTCGCAGCTGGAAACGAGGGAAGGCCAGCTCGACTCGTCTCGCCAGCATCCGCGGCAAATGCATTCACGGTTGGTGCCATCGACGCCGATTGGCACCAGTGGGAGCATTCCAACTTTGGTCCAGAGGTCAACATCTTTGCTCCCGGAGTCAACATTGAATCCACATACATCAGCACAGACATGGCGACCCGAAAGCTGTCCGGCACTTCGATGGCAGCGCCTCATGTGGCTGGTCTTGCGCTGTATTTGTGTGCACTGGAGAAGATTGACAATCCAATCACGTTGAGAGAACGAATCCTGGACCTTGGCACCAGAGGTCGGATTCACAAACTCAGGGGTGAAAGCCCCAACTTGATTGCGCACAATAACCTCCACTAA